Proteins encoded within one genomic window of Streptomyces sp. NBC_01314:
- a CDS encoding PucR family transcriptional regulator, giving the protein MGSLFAELARQASTNARREVETYTREIPEFGFLDKDPRARVETLEHSMWLRHRTVELSPHNSELSDDDLGYIASMGELRAGAGMTLDARQQVLRVHTALMLREINEATDAQRGGGVDELMRMMTWFAPQGERGISAYRQGFVRVLRRRMPYTEQVALLARSLLNGDPISAELAAAVDMKLPDHCAVTVFRLPDPPTVDRFLENEIETLVKAHQVPVMWGPEGGDGSGELIALVPLTPRAEAAENLPPHADPDLLPDLAPGHLPDLVRDFALALGRPCAVGTATAPLSGSADALDRARRISRAAPLRPASARPRPHALADVFVELAVADVPFVDAWLRSLARRLDSGPDLLITLDAYYRHDMHRGATATALNVHTRTLDYRLRRVRELTGIDPGSTRGVRTLSAVVTRRLSGAWR; this is encoded by the coding sequence ATGGGGAGCCTCTTCGCCGAACTGGCCCGTCAGGCGTCGACCAACGCCCGCCGGGAGGTAGAGACGTACACGCGTGAGATCCCGGAGTTCGGATTCCTGGACAAGGACCCCCGAGCCCGGGTCGAGACGCTGGAACACTCGATGTGGTTACGGCATCGAACGGTCGAACTGTCGCCGCACAACAGCGAGTTGAGCGATGACGATCTCGGCTACATCGCGTCCATGGGTGAGCTGCGGGCGGGCGCGGGGATGACTCTCGACGCACGCCAGCAGGTGCTGCGCGTGCACACCGCGCTCATGCTGCGCGAGATCAACGAGGCGACCGACGCCCAGCGGGGCGGCGGCGTCGACGAACTCATGCGGATGATGACCTGGTTCGCCCCGCAGGGCGAGCGCGGCATCAGCGCCTACCGCCAGGGATTCGTACGCGTACTGCGCCGCAGAATGCCGTACACCGAGCAGGTCGCCCTGCTGGCCCGGTCATTGCTGAACGGCGATCCGATATCGGCGGAACTCGCCGCGGCCGTCGACATGAAACTGCCGGATCACTGTGCCGTGACGGTGTTCCGGCTGCCGGACCCGCCCACCGTGGACCGTTTCCTGGAAAACGAGATCGAGACCCTGGTAAAGGCTCACCAGGTGCCGGTCATGTGGGGACCGGAGGGCGGCGACGGGAGCGGTGAGCTGATCGCTCTGGTGCCCCTGACGCCCCGCGCCGAGGCAGCGGAGAACTTACCCCCGCACGCCGATCCCGACCTCTTGCCCGATCTCGCCCCCGGCCACCTGCCGGATCTCGTTCGGGACTTCGCCCTCGCCCTCGGCCGCCCCTGCGCCGTCGGCACCGCCACCGCGCCGCTGTCCGGGTCGGCGGACGCCCTGGACAGGGCTCGGCGGATCAGCAGGGCGGCCCCGCTGCGGCCCGCCTCCGCCCGGCCGCGACCGCACGCCTTGGCGGACGTCTTCGTCGAACTCGCCGTCGCGGACGTGCCGTTCGTCGACGCATGGCTGCGCTCGCTGGCCCGTCGGCTGGACTCCGGCCCGGACCTGCTGATCACCCTCGACGCGTACTACCGCCACGACATGCACCGCGGCGCCACGGCGACCGCCCTCAACGTCCACACCCGCACCCTGGACTACCGGCTGCGCCGGGTACGGGAACTCACCGGCATCGACCCGGGCTCGACCCGGGGCGTGCGGACGCTCAGCGCGGTCGTCACCCGGCGCCTGTCGGGTGCCTGGCGCTGA
- a CDS encoding phosphoribosylanthranilate isomerase — protein sequence MRQAGAVSNSSDSLFIKICGLKTEQDVDTAVEAGADAIGFVFSASPRRIDAATAARLSRRVPEHVLTVGVFRQEPLDDVRSLATESGIGAIQLHGPEDRAYYDDLATGDWTLIRAAAFGDAVPRCGEFGEDMLLVDAPVPGSGIAWDWASRPLTAAGEKWLLAGGLTPENVRDAVAATDPWGVDVSSGVEQRRGVKDPGLIREFIKAARAGR from the coding sequence ATGCGGCAGGCTGGGGCCGTGAGCAACTCCAGTGACTCCCTCTTCATCAAGATCTGCGGTCTGAAGACCGAGCAGGACGTCGACACGGCCGTCGAGGCGGGCGCCGACGCCATCGGCTTCGTCTTCTCGGCCAGCCCGCGCCGGATCGACGCCGCCACCGCCGCCCGGCTGAGCCGCCGCGTGCCGGAGCACGTCCTGACGGTCGGCGTCTTCCGCCAGGAGCCCCTCGACGACGTGCGGTCCCTGGCGACCGAGTCGGGGATCGGGGCGATCCAGCTGCACGGCCCCGAGGACCGCGCCTACTACGACGACCTGGCGACCGGCGACTGGACCCTGATCCGCGCCGCGGCGTTCGGCGACGCGGTGCCGCGCTGCGGGGAGTTCGGCGAGGACATGCTCCTCGTCGACGCGCCCGTCCCCGGCTCGGGGATCGCCTGGGACTGGGCGAGCAGGCCGCTGACGGCCGCCGGCGAGAAGTGGCTCCTCGCGGGCGGCCTCACCCCGGAGAACGTGCGTGACGCCGTCGCCGCCACCGACCCCTGGGGCGTCGACGTCTCCAGCGGCGTCGAACAGCGCCGAGGCGTCAAGGACCCCGGTCTGATCAGGGAGTTCATCAAGGCGGCCCGCGCCGGGAGGTGA